The following nucleotide sequence is from Peribacillus sp. ACCC06369.
TGCTGTAGCCATTACACAAGCCCAAGGGTTAGAGTTGGTCGAACAGCTTAAAACTAAACAAATCACGTCCACTCTGGAAGTGGGAAAAGCTGAAAGAATCGAAAAGACATCCTACAATGTCATCGCTTCCCTAAAACCAAAAGCCAATAAGGATAATGGTCAAATCGTAACTGTTGGAGCCCATCATGATTCTGTCCCGGGCGGCCCTGGTGCAAACGATGATGCTTCGGGTGTATCAGCTGTGCTGGAACTGGCAAGGATCCTGGCCAAAACGCCAATTGACACTGAAATTCGCTTCCTCACGTTCGGATCTGAGGAAAGAGGGCTCGTTGGATCATCCTTCTATGCAGATTCCCTTCCCAAAGAGGATGTAGACCGCATGGTGGCTCACTTCCAAATGGATATGATAGGCGGACGTGATGCTGGCGAGGATAATCCTGCAGGTGGTTTGATTATGTATACCATTGATGGAATGAAAAACCTTGTGACGGACCTGGGTTCCTCAGCAGGGGCCAGAACGATGGATGTTGCGATTCCTTATGGACAGCTGGGCAGGAGTGACCACCAACCATTCCATGAGCTTGGCATTCCATCCGCCTTGTTTATCCATTCCCCTGTAGAGCCTTGGTATCACCAGCCTACAGATACACTGGATAAGATATCGAAAGAAAAATTGCAGCAAGCAGCTGAAATTGTTGGTGCCAGTGTGTATCAAATTGCCCGTCCGGAAACTCCGGCATTAACAAATGCACGTGTAGCTCCTGGCACGGTAGACTATGATTTTGATGACCGTCCGGTAGATTAAATACTTCATTGTACAGAATTACGAGATTAATGATGGATCTTGGAGAAAATCAGGAGGGCAGCTGTGTAGTTTACAGATGCTCTCTTCTTTTTATCGGCCAGCGCCTCGTGCTTAATTTTTTCACTATTTCTAAGCTCTAAGTCTAGTGAAAATCCTATATGAAATATGTAATAAAACATACATGCTTATCCAACTCCAATACCATTCCCACCAATCACAAAGTAATCTTAATAAGGTTAGTTTTTTTATGAGATATTAATGCTTTGGACAACAATTTGTTACTTCTACTAGTTATATATAATAGTAATTTTAAAAATTATGAAAATAAGGTAAGTAACTGTGAATTAAAAGTTATTATCTTCCTTAAAGAGTTACTTTATAATTCAATACTATATAATCAGTCAGTTGACGAATATAGACCACCCACTCTTTATTACTACATTACTTTGCAGCGAATTCAAAAACAAAATCTATTTTAAACATGTAGGGTGGATATAATGGATAAGCGAGAGCAGTTAATCGAACAAATAAAATTGGTGATAAATAAGCTTGAAAAAGATTATTGTAGTGAAATAAATAGTGGTGTTTTACAACTAATATATAAAAGATATAAGAATGCATTGGAAGTATTAGAGAATAATGAAGATATAAAAGAAATAAATATTATCGGAAGTATAAGGGCTTATATGGATAGTTATAGTGACTATCAAAATTCATTACTTGTAGAATTACATAAATCTGAAAAATTAAATAAAGAAATGTTATGAAAAATGGTTGTTGAAAAATTTAGGATATATAAAAATGAGAAACTTTTTAATAGTCTATCCTATAAAACGAAGATAATTTATTTATATGAATTAAAGGCGCATAATTGATCTATGCGCCTCATTTGCTTACATTATTGAATGATTACAGTTTCCAGCTCGACCATCTTACTCCAATCAGCAATTTGATTAACTGAAAGGGAGAGGGATAGTACGGTATGATGGCCTCCGCCAGCTTGGATCCAAGATTTAATGCCGTCTTTGAAGTTGGGTTTCGGTTCCCATATCACTTTGGCGACTGGTAAATGAGGTGTTTCATTTTCCGATGTGACTGTACTTATGGCATTGACAAGGAGACGGTAATGGGTTCCTAAATCCAGCATCGAGACCACGATGCCTTCTCCGGCGGCTCCATCAAAAATAAGTCGTGCTGGATCTTCTTTATTACCGATGCCCAGAGGGTGTACGACGATTTTTGGTTTATTTGCAGCAAGTGTGGGATCCACTTCAAGCATATGTGAACCAATTATCCGTTCTGCTCCTGTAGTTAGGTCATAGGTGTAGTCTTCCATGAAGCCCGTCTGTTCGTTGTTCGCCATCACTTTCATCAAGCGGTCGAGGGCAGCGGTCTTCCAGTCTCCTTCTCCAGCAAACCCATAGCCTTCTGCATTCAAACGCTGAACCGCCAACCCGGGTAATTGCTTCATACCATGCAAGTCTTCAAAGTTGGTCGTAAAAGCTGTGTAACCGCCATTTTCCAGGAAACGCCGTAGACCAATTTCAATTTTTGCTTGTTCTTTGACATGTTCTTCGAAGTAGTTGGGATCATTATTCCCGATCTCAAAATCGTATAACGTTTGATATTCTTGATAGGTTCGATTGATTTCATCTTCTGTGACGCCATTCATCACTGCCACTAGATCACCGATGCCATAATAATCAACTGTCCAGCCAAATTGAATCTGGGCTTCTACCTTGTCACCTTCCGTTACGGCAACATGCCTCATATTATCACCAAACCGAGCTACTTTTAGCTGTGAACTGTAGCAAAACCCGATAGCGACATTCATCCAGTCACTTATTTCTTGTTGGATGTCCTCATTTTTCCAGTAACCGACAACGGTCTTGTTGTTTTTCTTTAGTCGCGCATTGATAAAACCATATTCACGATCTCCGTGTGCGCTTTGATTTAAATTCATGAAATCCATGTCGATCGTAGACCAAGGAACCTCTTGATTGTATTGAGTTACCAGGTGTAGCAGTGGTTTTTGAAGCAATTTTGTTCCGGTTATCCACATTTTTGCTGGAGAAAATGTATGCATCCAAGTAATTACACCTGCGACCTTATCTTGGTAGTTGATTTCTTTCATGATGGCAGTGATTTCATCGGCTGATGTGGCCAGGGATTTGAACTGGATTGGGTAAGCTAGATTGCCGGATTGATTGAGTTTTTCTGCCATTTCCATTGCATGGTTTTCCACTTCTTTTAATGCTTCCTCACCATATAGACTTTGACTGCCTACAATGAACCAGAATTCTTTTTGTTTAATTTTTAACATAATCATTCACTCCGTCCTTTTTGGATTTACCTTGGCCATAGTAAGCGTGAGGTCCATGCTTTCTATTAAAATGCTTGTTTAATAAATTTTGGTCCATGCGAATATCGTGCGGATTAAGCTGAAGGGAATGGTAAGTCATTTTTGCCACTTCTTCCAGCACTACAGCATTATGTACAGCATTCTTTGCATCGGTTCCCCACGTGAAAGGACCATGATCATTCACTAAGACGCCTGGTACACGGTTGGGGTCAATATGATTCTCGGTGAATGTTTCGATAATCACATCACCGGTTTGTTTTTCATAGTCTTGCTGGATTTCAGCCTGTGTCATGGCTCTGGTTACAGGGATATCCCCATAAAAATAATCGGCTTGAGTCGTCCCGGCAGCGGGAATGCCGCAGCCAGCCTGCGCGAAGGAAACTGCCCAAGGAGAATGGGTATGAACGATACCGCCAATATCCTTAAACGCTTGATAAAGCCTGATATGTGTATCCGTATCGCTGGAAGGTTTATAGGTTCCCTCAATTATTTTTCCTTCCAAGTCCACGATCACCATATCTTCAGGCTGAAGTTTGTCATATTCAATGCCGCTGGGTTTGATGGCAATCAGTCCGCTTTCCCGGTCGATAGCACTTACGTTTCCCCAGGTAAAGGTAATGAGTTGATGTTGCGGAAGCAGCATGTTTGCTTGATATACCTGCAGTTTTAATTGTTCTAGCATATTAACGATTCCTCTTTTCCACTATTGGATTTTAGAGTTTTCAGCACTTTCATTACATCATTTGCACCTCTGCCGAAATAATCATGCAGCTTAACGTATTCCTGATATAAAGCATTGTATTTCTTCATGTTTTCAGGAATCGGCTTCACTTTTTCTTCTTGGATACGGGCAATCCTTGCTGCGGCTTCTTCGATATTAGTAAAGCCTCCGGCATCCTGTCCGGCAGCTACCGCAGCAAACATCGCTGCACCTATGGCGGGGGCCTGAAGGTGAGTGGCAATGGATATTTCTTTCTGGGTAATGTCTGCATATATTTGGTTGAGCATTTGATTTTTATGAGGCAATCCACCGCAAACCATCAATTGGTTGATGTCAACGCCAGAGGCTTTGAACGTATCAATGACCAATCTTTTTCCAAAGGCGGTTGCCTCAATCAAGGCTCGATAAATTTCTTCAGGTTTTGTGCTGAGGGTCATTCCAAGAATTAAGCCCGTTAGATCTGTATCTACAAGCACAGATCGATTACCATTCCACCAATCAAGGGCAAGCAGACCGCTTTCGCCTATGGCCAATTCATTTGCTTTTTCTTCTAATAATTGATGAATATTGATGTTCCTTTGATCGGCTTCTTTAAAATAAGAAGGGGGAACTTGATTATCGACAAACCATGCAAAGATATCCCCGACTGCATTTTGCCCGGATTCGTAAGCATAATAACCAGGAACGGCACCATTTTTCACGACCCCACACATTCCAGGCACAAGCACTTCTTTATCGGAAAGTGTAATGTCACAAGTTGAAGTGCCCATTATGTTAAGCATGGTTCCGCTAGTGATCACTCCGGTTGGAGCAACGGAAACGTGTGCATCGACATTTCCCACACATACGGAGATTCCAGGTAAAAGTCCCATTTCGTGAGCCATTTCAACAGTCAATTCACCAGCTTTCGAACCAACAGGAAGAAGTTCCTCACTTAATTTTTCAGAAACGACATGTTCAAGGCGAGGGTCTAAAGCGCTGAAAAAAGAGGAATCCGGGTATCCGGTATGTTCATTCCACATAGCTTTATAACCGGCAGTACAGGAATTACGTGTTTCTTTTCCTGTCATTTGCCAAGTGATCCAATCAGCAGCTTCAATAAAACGATCCATAGCTTGATAGATTTCCGGATCTTCATCAACGATTTGCATCAGTTTCGGGAAAATCCATTCAGAGGAGATCTTACCGCCATATCGGGCCAAAAACGGTTCGTTCCGTTCTTGGGCAATGCGATTCAATTTATCTGCAGCGTATTGTGCTGCATGATGCTTCCACAGTTTCACCCATGCATGCGGACGATTCCTGAACTCTGGGATTTCACATAAAGGAGTGCCATCATTTTTCACAGGCAATACTGTGCATGCAGTGAAATCCACCCCAATGGAAATGATATCTTCTTTAGCTATATGACTTAGGGAGACCGCTTCCTTGACTGTATCAATCAAGCAAATTACATAATCCCTAGGATTTTGAAGGGCCCAATCTTTTCCTAATTGAATAGTTGTACCAGGTAAATGATTGCATATTACCGCGTCAGGATAGTCTTTAACGGTTGAGTTTATAACATCCCCGTTGTCAAGATTGACAATTACGGCTCGAGCTGACAAGGTACCGAAATCCACCCCAATTGAGTATTTACCACGCATTTTATCCTCCCTTTCGAGTAAGCGTTTTCTATGAAGCTAATATAATATTTATACGTACAAATGTCAATTAAGTTTTTTGTACTAATGAATATAAAGCGTTTCAATGGTTATCTTGTAATCAATGAAGTAAATAGGTATGATATTAGTAATGATTTACGGAGGGATACCATGTTACCGAAATATAAAATTGTAATAGAAGAGATTAAGTCCTGGCTTTTCAAGGAACAGTTTCTTCCTCATGATAAATTACCGACTGAAACGCAATTAATGGATAAATTTAATGTCAGCAGACACACGATCAGACGGGCAATTGGAGATTTGGAAGTGGCGAATTATCTGTATCGCATTCAAGGCGGGGGGATATTCGTTGCGGATTGGGAGGATAAACGGATCAATCAGGCACCAACGAAAACCATTGCCGTTTTAACGACCCATATCGCTGACTATATTTTTCCCAACATCATCGTCGGCATTGAAAAGGTCTTATCGGAGCATTCATTTTCACTCGTTCTTGCCAGTACGCACAATGATGTAGCAATAGAACGGAAGAGCTTGGAAAATCTATTATCCCAACCGATCGATGGCATGATAATCGAACCGACAAAAAGTTCCTTTCCCAGCCAGAATATTGGAATGTACAAAAATATAAAGAAAAATGATATCCCATGTTTAATGATTAATTCCACTTATCAGGATATGGATTTCCCGTTTCTCGTCGTTGATGATTTTAAAGGGGGGTATATGGCCACGGAACACCTTCTAACGCTTGGCCATGTGAAAATATTAGGGATATTTAAAACGGATGATAAGCAAGGGGTAAACCGTATGAATGGATTTATTGCCGCATATCAGCAACAGCCTTCACTTGCTTCTCCCGGCCAATTCATCACCTTCCAAACAAATGAAGAGAAAAAGGAATTATCCGACCGTATCAGGACCGTCCTGACACAATCCAATCGGCCAACTGGAATTGTTTGCTACAATGATCAAATCGCTTTCCTGGTGATTTCCATTGCGAAAGAATTAGGAATCGCCGTTCCGGATGAACTATCCGTCATAGGATATGATGATTCACCGATCGCCAAAATGCTTGATATCAAATTAACGACGATCAAACATCCGAAAGAACAGATGGGCACAGATGCGGGAAACATGATTCTTAAGTTAATCGGATCGCAGACAAGTAAGGACATCGAATCGATTGTCTACGAACCTGAACTAGTAAAGCGGGATTCTACGAAAAAAGTAAAAAAATGATACCAATCGGCGATTGGTATCATTTTTTTGCAGACTAATTTTTAGTGTTGACATTTATACGTATAAATTATAAACTCGATTAAAGAAAGCGCTTCCTGAAAATAGTTATTCAGTTAGCTTCTTACTATCTGCGGGAGAAGGAAAGTAACAGGTTCCATTGTCAATGGCTATAGTTTCAGTATTCAGAATATTACATAAAAACTGGAAGCATAAAAGACTGGGAGGAACTAAAAATGGGGAATCGTAAGGTAAGGGACAAAAATTCATTTTGGTATATTGTTATTATCTCTGCAGCGGCAGGGATGGCAGGTTTACTCTATGGTTATGATACCGCAGTCATTTCGGGAGCCATCGGTTTTTTACAAGAGTTATACGATCTGTCACCGGCCATGGAAGGATTCGTCATATCCAGTATCATGGTAGGCGGTATTTTAGGGGTCAGTGTATCAGGGTATTTAAGCGATGCCTTCGGAAGACGGAAAATACTAATGTTGGCGGCCTTGTTTTTTGCCATATCCGCCATTGCATCCGCTTTCACGATTTCGGTCGAGATGTTAATTGGGGCCAGGATATTTGGCGGTGTAGGAATTGGACTTGCTTCAGCCTTAGCTGTCACGTACATTACCGAATGTGCCCCGGCTGCCATTCGTGGAAGATTATCCTCCATGTACCAACTATTCACGATTATCGGGATATCAGCCACATTCTTCGTTAATCTGATGGTTGCCGGTTCCGGTACACATGAATGGGGAGTGGAAACTGGATGGCGGTGGATGCTGGGGTATGGAGTGATACCAGCCCTCATCTTTTTTGTAACGTTGATTTTTGTTCCAGAAAGTCCCCGGTATTTGGTTCAAAAGGGTAAAGACCAAGAAGCACTGTTTGTGCTATCTAAGATTAATGGGAAAAAATTAGGCCAAGAAGAGCTTAAGGCCATTAAAAAATCGATTGATTCCGAAACGAATCTATCAATGATGCAATTGTTCAAGCCAGGTTTAAGGAAAGCACTTGGAGTGGGGATTTTTCTTGCTCTTTTCAATCAAGTGATAGGAATGAATGCGATTACATACTATGGGCCGGAAATTTTCAGAATGGGAGGATTCGAGAATAACACAGAATTCGTTGCGACTAGTTTGGTCGGACTCATGCAAGTGGCTGCCACTGTAGCAGCAGTGATCTTCATCGATAAAATCGGTCGTAAGAAGCTCATGGCAATCGGTTCTGCCTTCATGGCTCTTTTCATGCTGCTGATTGGAGGCGTTTTCTTTTTCGATATAAACAATGGTCCCTTGTTAATTATCTTAATAATGGGTTTCACAGGTGCATTTTGCGTATCGATGGGTCCTATACCATGGATCATGATACCCGAAATTTTTCCAAACCATTTAAGGGCGCGTGCAGTAGGGCTGACTACGATGTTCTTATGGGGAGCGAATTGGGCAATTGGGCAATTCACGCCGATATTACTTAATGGGCTAGGCGGCGCGATAACTTTCTGGATATTCGCTGCGATTAACGTCATTTGCTTCATCTTCGTCGTGAAAATCATCCCTGAGACCAAAAACAAAACGCTCGAGGAAATCGAAGAATTTTGGAAACCGGCAAAAAAACAGAAAATCCATGAAGCACAAGCCTAAAAGCAAATTCGCAACAGCTCCTCCGTGTAGCAGAGGAGCTGTTGTTTTGCGATTAATAGAACGTCATGTATCTTTAAACTAAAATTTGGAAGTGTATATAATTCTATAAATATAGTAGAGAAAGGAAGAATTATATGAAAAAGTTAAAAAAAGGATTTTTAATCGTTTTAGCAAGTGTTTGTTTTTTACTCTTAAACATTTCGACACCGGTTTCAGCTCATGAATTCAAATCAAAACAAACGGTTATAACCAGTGAAGATGGAACAGTGGTTTTAACTAAAATAAAAAAAGATGTATGGGTTCATACAACCTATACGGAAATCAGTGGTAATAAGATTGGTGCGAATGGTTTGGTTCTTAATACTTCAGAAGGAATCGTCTTAGTCGATGCAACATGGGACGATACGCTGGCAAAGCAATTATTGGATATGATTAAAAAGGAATTCAAAAAACCTGTAAAGCTGGCTATAATTACGCACCACAAATACGATAGAATTGGGGGTATACAGACATTATTGGATCAAAAAATAAAAACAATAAGTACTCCTGAAACTGCAAGATTGGCAAAAGAGTTCAACTATCCTATGCCCGATCCTTCCCTGGATTCAATGGCATCAACTTTAAAAGTTGGAAATATGAAAATCGAAACATACTTCCTGGGAAAAGCCCATACTTCTGATAACATGACAATATGGCTTCCAAAGTATAACTTATTATTTGGTGATATGATTTTCGCGCTGGAACAAAAAAATTCCGGGATCATTGATGAAGCTAACATGGAAGCATGGCCAAATACGATGAAGAATTTAATGTATGTATATAATGATGCGAAAATCGTGATTCCAGGCCATAAAACTTGGGGGGATTTCAGTTTGCTTCCACATACATTGGAAATTGTCCAGAAACATGAAAATAAAAATAATTCGCATTCACTTCTAAACTTTTAGCAACTTGTCCACACCTTCCATTAGTCCATGCATATACAATAGTAAGGAGGGTGTTAGGATGGAGATAAATTGTTGTTATGTAGAAAAATGTTTTGAGAACAATGACCCCAGTACAATATGGTTTCCTGGAAAGCGTTGTAAATGTAAAAAATGCAAAAAAAACTAGCACCGTTTGTATTAATCACTAAAAGAATGAAGCAACTGTAAGGCAGTTGTTCTACAGGGCAGTCCTAGTGGCTGCCTTTTTTATTTTGACACGCAGATAATGGTGATAGATGTGAGCCTGATTTATACAATCATATAAAGATGAATAAACACTTAACCTTGGTGGCTAAGTGTTCATCAGTTAATCTTTCTTAAGGATTTGCCTGCTTTGCTGAATGATTTCATTATTTTTATTAATGGCTTCCACATTGTTTAACTTAACATGATCATTGATCAATTCATTGTCTTCCATATATTCTAGTAACAATTCGACGGATTTATCCAACAATCTTTCCAGTGGGATACCCCTTTCATCTGCTAAACGAGTGAGTCTCATGTTTAAATGAGAAGCGAGTGAAGAAACAAATGGATCTCTACCATCGTTCATTTGCATTCCCCCATCAGCTTTAATAGCTCCATTATATGATGGAAAGGATTGGAAGGCAAATGGAACAAAGTGAATGGGGATTAATGGAAAGTTGGTTGTGGATTGGTGAATTGTACTGGGAGCTGGATGATTTTTGGATTGGAAGCTGTCATTTTATTATTTATATTACGTGATTTTAATAATTATTTTGCGTAAAAAATAGAAGCTACCCATAATAAGTTAACTGCAACCTGTATTGGTTTATGTAACGGATAGCACAACCCCAATGTCTTATTTTAGGTTAACTAAAATAAGACATTGGTCATCTTTACGTTGGTCAGTGCCCTCTTCATTTCTAAGCGAATGTATAATTTCCTCTTTAAGTGTAGATATAGGGGCAGCCGAATAGGTCTTTAACAATGAGCATAAACGGTCTGAACCTAGAGGTTCTTCAACTCCATCTGTATAAAGGCACAGCTTACTGTCCTTATTGTATGTAAGGGTATTTACTTTAAAAGTTATATCTTCAAACATCCCGAGTGGAGGCCGATTAGAACGCAAGTGATATTGTTTTCCGTTTATATCCTGTAAAAGAACGGAAGGATGGCCTGCATTGATATATTTAATTTCTCTCTTATCAGTATCGATTAAAAGGTAGACAGCTGTGCAATAATGAGAAGTTTCACTTGTGTTTTTGAATAAAGAATGAAGATGATCATCTAATTCCTTCATCACAGTTCTTACTTCAGAACCTTTTAAAATTAATCTCTGAAATATGGAATGAAGTGACATGGTAATTAGAGCTGAAGAAAGCCCGTGCCCCATCACATCAAGTAGGATAAGGCCATACCGTCGGGCGTCAATTTGGTAAAATCCATAAATATCACCTGATAATTGATTGGAGCCTTTATAATACGCTTGAATTTCAAGATGTTCATTAATAATGGGAACAGTTAATAGTGTCTCTTGGATTTTTTTGGCAAACTCCATTTCTCTTTCTGTATCTACTTTGTATTTTTCGTTTGTTTCGTTCAATTCAATAAGTTTATCCTTTTGCATTTTCATCGTTTCATGAGCATTCTCTAAATCAGAATAAGCCTTATTCCTAGCATTTAGAGCTGTCACTGCCTCTTTTTTCGCTAGTAGAAGCTCATTTTCTAATTCGTTTCTTTTTCGCATGGGAATCACCACACACTCAATAATAGTTCTTCCATCTCTCTTTCTTCGAACAGCGTTGAGTAACACAGGTATTTCTTCATCATCTACAGACTTTAAGGATATATATATTTCCTCAATGTGATTTTCTAACCTGATCAGAGGAACCAGATAAAGCTGATGAAAGAGTATAGCAGAAGCCGAAAGGATAAAATTAATATGCTGCTCTTTCAATTGATCGAGATTATATCCCAATATTTTAAGTAAGGTTTGGTTAACGGATAAAATAGTATCTTCTTCTGATAAAGTCAAATATCCGCAGGGTGCCTCATTTAATTGTACATTCACAAAAGTTCACACCCATTCCTTTCTGTAAATCGTTTGTCGGAAATTCATCCAAATACTGACGGATTAGGTATATCGTCTCTTCAGGATGACTCATATGTGGACAGTGTCCTGTTGCTTTCATCAATTTCAATGTACTATGAGGAAGATGCTTATGAATATAATCACCTACCGCTGACGGAGCAATAACATCATTAGAACATTGCAAAATGAGTGATGGTACTTTAACTTTTGCTAAGTCTTTACGGTTGTCTGCAAAAAAGGTAACCTCCGCAAATTGTCGAGCGATAATAGGATCAGTAGAACAAAAACGATTCTCTAGCTCCCGTTTAAGCTCTGGGCGATCTGGATTATTCATTACCGTTCCCGCAAAGGCGGTTGCCCAGCCTATATAATTTTTGTCCATCATATCAATCAATCCTAAAAGCTGTTCTTTCTCAAATCCTCCGTAATAATCATTAGGGAGATTCAGGTAGCAAGGGGAAGGACCAACCAGAACAAGTTTAGAAAAATATTCAGGATGTTTAATTGATGCCAGCATGCCAATCACACATCCAACAGAGTGTCCAACAAATATAGCATCTTTTAGGTCTAAAGCCGAACATACATCAAGTACGTCTTGTGCATACCCTTCAAGAGTACTGTATCTTTCCACGTTGTATGCATTTATATCTGAATTACCTGACCCAACATAGTCAAATAGGATAATTTGGTATTCATCTTCGAAGTCTTTTGCAACTAATTGCCAGACATTTTGATCACAACCAAAACCTGGGGCAAATATCATTGGTCGTGTACCACTACCTTTAATCTTTACATTATTACGTAATAAAATATTGGGATTCATAATTGGCTCCTTCATTAGAAGATATACATACTATATGTTAACACTAACCTTATTCGAATTAAAGAATTGCACTTTAGTACTAAATCGCTACAAATGAGATCAGACTTTTTTTAATATCATCTACTAGTATTATAAAAAAAGTATAAGTAGGTGTAATTATGTAAAAATATCCAATAAGTCAATATTTGAGGAACATATCTTTAACTTTATCAGGATTTTCTTGAACAGAAAATTGTCTTAGCATCTATTTACCTTAAAAGTTCTGTCACCCCTAAATTGATTGGTTTTTATATTCTAAATCGGGAATAAAGCAGCCTTCAATCCAGGATCTTGGAGAGGTATTACTTATCCTGGCTGCTTTAACGAATTAAGTAATATGAAGAAGCCCCTGGTAAGTAATGATAGGTTTTCATAGTCTTAGATTTGCTGGTCAGTACGTACGAGGAACCTCAATATTCCCTCAAACAATCATATAAGATCTATTAATAAAAATGAATAAACATCAATCTAATGATTTACAAAGACAGTAGGATAAAATTAATTGCTTTAAAATGAACTGGATTAAACTAAGAATTATTGAATTTTGAATAGAATCTATTATGATTCACTTGTTGTGAATTAAGGGATTATTTTTCAACATTTTGGGCATAAAATCGACTCGAAGCGGAGTCTTAAAATCATCTCCTCTTACATCAATGCTTATAAAAAAGGCGGAATTGATGGTTTTAAAATGGGACACTCTCCTGGTGCACCACATGTTCAAGTAGTCACTTATCAAACTCCCAATGATCTTGGAATTTCTACAACTTACAATTGGACCCTTTCTTTAGTGTCGAAGTATATTGAACAGGAATGGGGGGAGAGGTATACACTTCGTGGAGTTTCAAGACTTTAGGAAACTCTTAGTCTTACGTTTACAAGAACCTCTTATACCCGGAAAAGGTCGACAACGTTCCTTGATCATTAGCCTTTTGAAAGTCTAATCTGTTCTAGAGTGTAAACTCTTTTTAGAAAACATATTGTAGAGAGCAGAGAAATGAGGGATTTAGAAGAGTATTGACTGATTATGTGGTTGTTTAATTCAATTTATCTATTTATAGGAGGTGGTTAAATTGACAGTTAAATTAGAAACTTTATTGGATCGTTCGGAAAAGAATATGGGCAGCGGTATTCATCCAGTCGTAAAAGAATCAGCATTGGAAATGGTTAAACGGGCAT
It contains:
- a CDS encoding sugar porter family MFS transporter: MGNRKVRDKNSFWYIVIISAAAGMAGLLYGYDTAVISGAIGFLQELYDLSPAMEGFVISSIMVGGILGVSVSGYLSDAFGRRKILMLAALFFAISAIASAFTISVEMLIGARIFGGVGIGLASALAVTYITECAPAAIRGRLSSMYQLFTIIGISATFFVNLMVAGSGTHEWGVETGWRWMLGYGVIPALIFFVTLIFVPESPRYLVQKGKDQEALFVLSKINGKKLGQEELKAIKKSIDSETNLSMMQLFKPGLRKALGVGIFLALFNQVIGMNAITYYGPEIFRMGGFENNTEFVATSLVGLMQVAATVAAVIFIDKIGRKKLMAIGSAFMALFMLLIGGVFFFDINNGPLLIILIMGFTGAFCVSMGPIPWIMIPEIFPNHLRARAVGLTTMFLWGANWAIGQFTPILLNGLGGAITFWIFAAINVICFIFVVKIIPETKNKTLEEIEEFWKPAKKQKIHEAQA
- the bla gene encoding subclass B1 metallo-beta-lactamase, encoding MKKLKKGFLIVLASVCFLLLNISTPVSAHEFKSKQTVITSEDGTVVLTKIKKDVWVHTTYTEISGNKIGANGLVLNTSEGIVLVDATWDDTLAKQLLDMIKKEFKKPVKLAIITHHKYDRIGGIQTLLDQKIKTISTPETARLAKEFNYPMPDPSLDSMASTLKVGNMKIETYFLGKAHTSDNMTIWLPKYNLLFGDMIFALEQKNSGIIDEANMEAWPNTMKNLMYVYNDAKIVIPGHKTWGDFSLLPHTLEIVQKHENKNNSHSLLNF
- a CDS encoding SpoIIE family protein phosphatase, with product MNVQLNEAPCGYLTLSEEDTILSVNQTLLKILGYNLDQLKEQHINFILSASAILFHQLYLVPLIRLENHIEEIYISLKSVDDEEIPVLLNAVRRKRDGRTIIECVVIPMRKRNELENELLLAKKEAVTALNARNKAYSDLENAHETMKMQKDKLIELNETNEKYKVDTEREMEFAKKIQETLLTVPIINEHLEIQAYYKGSNQLSGDIYGFYQIDARRYGLILLDVMGHGLSSALITMSLHSIFQRLILKGSEVRTVMKELDDHLHSLFKNTSETSHYCTAVYLLIDTDKREIKYINAGHPSVLLQDINGKQYHLRSNRPPLGMFEDITFKVNTLTYNKDSKLCLYTDGVEEPLGSDRLCSLLKTYSAAPISTLKEEIIHSLRNEEGTDQRKDDQCLILVNLK
- a CDS encoding alpha/beta hydrolase; translated protein: MNPNILLRNNVKIKGSGTRPMIFAPGFGCDQNVWQLVAKDFEDEYQIILFDYVGSGNSDINAYNVERYSTLEGYAQDVLDVCSALDLKDAIFVGHSVGCVIGMLASIKHPEYFSKLVLVGPSPCYLNLPNDYYGGFEKEQLLGLIDMMDKNYIGWATAFAGTVMNNPDRPELKRELENRFCSTDPIIARQFAEVTFFADNRKDLAKVKVPSLILQCSNDVIAPSAVGDYIHKHLPHSTLKLMKATGHCPHMSHPEETIYLIRQYLDEFPTNDLQKGMGVNFCECTIK
- a CDS encoding winged helix-turn-helix domain-containing protein produces the protein MGHSPGAPHVQVVTYQTPNDLGISTTYNWTLSLVSKYIEQEWGERYTLRGVSRL